In Miscanthus floridulus cultivar M001 chromosome 5, ASM1932011v1, whole genome shotgun sequence, one genomic interval encodes:
- the LOC136454599 gene encoding uncharacterized protein: MATLSRFISCLGKKGLPFFKLLKAFERFCWSEEADTAFEQLKLFLMKPPIRTMPLPDETLLIYIATTSRVVSTAIVIEREEAGHAYKVQHLVYFISEVLNKSKTRYPEVQKLLYAILVMSCKLRHYF; the protein is encoded by the coding sequence atggctactcttagccgctttatatcatgcctcggcaaaaagggactaccgttcttcaaactactcaaggcctttGAGCGCTTCTGCTGGTCGGAGGAAGCTGATACAGCCtttgagcaactcaagttgtttttaatgaagcctccaatCAGGACGATGCCTCTACCAgatgaaaccctattgatctacatcgccactACCTCTCGTGTTGTTAGCACAGCAATCGTCATTGAGCGTGAGGAGGCtggacacgcctataaggtgcaacatctagtctacttcatcagtgaggttctcaATAAGTCTAAAACTCGTTACCCTGAGGTTCAGAAGCTGTTGTACGCCATCCTGGTCATGTcgtgcaagctccgccattacttctaG